CATTATACAGTTGCAAATATGCCCGGTGCATATCCAAGGACATCAACCCTTGCACTGACTAATGCAACACTCACATATATCAAAACTATAGCTAACAAAGGCATCGAAAGAGCAATCAAGGAAGACCCCACCATCAAAAGCGCTCTTAACACTTACAGGGGTGAGGTTGTTCATAAGACACTGGCAGATTCAATGGGTATCGCTTATAAAAATATTGCTGAAATCTTAATGCTCCCCTGAAAGACTTGAAAATGCAAAGCGAGCGAATTCCCCGCAGCTTGCTGCGGGGTAAGCAAGCAAATATAAAATGAAATAATTCCTTACATTTCGAAGATCCCCTGCAGCTTGCTGGAGTCCCCTGCTGCAGGAGAGCTTCGATAAAGAGAATCTGTCATACCGAACTTGTGGGTTAACTTTTTAGAAGGTAATACCTACCTATCCGAGTCACCTCGAAAATTTGCTTGACAAAAGCCTTAATTTATGATTCAATTGAATCAGTTGAAGAATTAATGTTCAGGAGGTAGCTATGGCTAAGAATGCACCTTATGGAGATAATCACAGGCAAGGCGCAGTTAGAGACCGTTCACAAGTTCACAATCCACATAATGAGCGATGGATTAAGAGAGATATAGCCACAGGAAGATTTATTGATCAAAAAGCGGATAAAGAACCGTTTAAAGGGGTGAGGAAAGAAAAGTAAATATCTATCATACTGTTTTGTGCCCAATATTTTGGATACCGACTAAAGGGAGACGATATTTGGGCAAGCTGAATAAGGAGGTGATGCCCATGGTTAAAGGTTTTTCGTTATTGACGTGGCTTATAGGAAAATTTCTTGCCATAAAGTGGTTTGTCATCACAAGCATCGTATTTGAATTAGTCTCTAAAGTGTCGGGCAGAAGACAGTATATAGTATGGCAGGGATGAGAAAAATATTTCTATGAATGACTATTTAGATAAAAATGCTGTTGATGAATTTAGTGATATTTTATCGCATTGGATAGATGTTTATAAATGGCAGAATTGTTCTTATGTAGCTATCAAATCTCCAACAGGCCCCAAATTAGTATTTGGGCGCATCATATTAGAAACAAGCCTTTATAAGGATAGTATTACAGATTTTTATCTTGAAACACAAAGTATTATTGCTCAGCATGAAATATTAAGCGCAGAACCAAATAATATCGATAAACGACTGCTTGAAGCAAAAGAGGGTTTAGCAACATATTCCAAGCATGCGTTCAATTTAAAAAATAAATCAGGAGAGCTGCCAGACTTTACATGTTATCCAATCTATCATCCCGCTATTTCTTATGGCCCAAGACTTCCGAGTCTAATTATTCGAGAAAGAGAAAGACATGCTATTTTGACAATGAATTTACGATTGCTTGATTGGGAACTAAGATCTGCCGACCAGCCGTTTGATAGTATTGAAGATTTACTTGCCTATATGGGTTTCCCTGTGTTGTCGCAGATGGGAGATTTTGCCACATTGGAAATTGTTGCTCGAACTCCCACAAATATTTCTGATAAATCTATAATCAATAACAACAATTCAACAATAATTGTAAATGTATCTCAGGATTTAGATGCGACTAAAATAAAGGTTGGCTGTAAAGTTTTTAACAAAGATGGTATTAAGCGATTTTCTGTAAACGGTGAAAAAATAAGGTGGACTGACAATAAAGATTCTCTAATAGGAGAGTATAATCACACAGTTGAAGATGCTTCTTGGCTTCAAGCTTTTTTAAGCTATGAGGGCTTAGCTTTACATAGTTGGTATGTAAGTGATCCACAGAAGCAAACAAATCCTCGTTACTCGATTCATAATCTGTTTGATGAAAAACACGATATTCTTCAAAAGTTCTTATTGCAAGCTGGATATACTTCGGAGAATTTTGAAGATGGGGTTGCTTTACTACTTAACACGTTAGGTTTTTCTATTTTTCATTACGGTCAAATTCCAAAATTAAAAGATGGTCCGGATATTATTGCATTTACACCCATGGGGAATATTGCAGTTATTGAATGTACTATAGGGCTACTCGATAAAGAAGACAAATTAGCAAAACTAATTCAAAGAACAGTTCTTATTAAGGAAAAACTCAAAAGTGCAGGATTTGGACATTTTTCAATTCAACCAATAATTGTATCAAAACTTCCGAGGACTGAAGTTACTGGGCATCTTGAAGAGGCTGGTAAACATGGTATTGCTGTCGTATGTAAGGAGGAGTTAAACGAACTTCTTAACCGCATTACTTCCTGTCCTGATCCAGAAGGACTTTTCCAAGAAGCATCACGGTTGATACCTAAAAGTGAACAACTTTCATTGCCCGATATAAATAATAGAACATGAAACCTAAAACTACAATAATCATCGGCAACGAAGGATAACTTATGAGAACAGCAGTATCAACTATAATTGAACACAGAACTGATAACTCAACAATTGAACGTGACCGCTTAGAAGCAAAATATTCCAGATATTTTGAAAACCGTCTGGATTACAGACAACTTGTAACCTACGTCCCTAATAAGAAACTGCCTGTATATAACTGGTTTAAATACAAGGAAGGATTTTCGAGACAGCTTGTTTATAGCATCTTAAAAGAATGGAAGATAAGCAAGAAAGATATTGTCTTTGACCCTTTTGCAGGCTGTGGAACCACACTTCTTGCTTGCAAGGAATTCGGATACAAGGCAGTTGGACTCGATATTTTACCAGTAGCAATTTTTGTTGCAAGAGTTAAGCTACAGGACTGGCCTAACCTTAAGGTTTTAGAAAAAGCTATTCAAATACTCATGAAAGAGAAATTTCATAAGCCTAAACTTTCTTTCCCTGAAGCTTCTATTATTGATAAGGCATTTCCGAAACATACACAAGAAGAAATTCTCTTTTATAAGGAACGTATTCTTCAATTTAAAAAGCCAGTTCAGGACTTTTTAATGCTCGGCCTCCTCAGTATTCTTGAAAATGTAAGCTATACGTCTAAAGACGGTCAGTTTCTTAGAATAGTTGATAAGCACATCCCTTCTGTGAAAGAAGCTCTCGGAAGACAACTTACAAATATGATTGAAGACCTACGCATACAACAGAGTGCACTCTTTAAAGATGGAAATGCAAAGGTTGAAATTATAGAAGGAGATGCAAGGGAACCTGATCTTCCAAAAAAATATTGGGGGAAGATAGGAGCAGTTATTACATCTCCACCTTATTTGAATAGATATGACTATTCCAGAACCTATGCGCTTGAACTCTGCACTTTAAATTCGAGTAACCTCAGCGAAATCAGACATAGTTTATTAAGGTCTCATATTGAGTCAAAAATACATAATGGCAAAGAGCTTTCCATTTCAGCTATAGATGAAATATTAAAAAATCTCAATGAAAAAGATTTGAATAATGATAGAATTCCAATAATGATAAAAGGATATTTTGAGGATATGAACCTTGTTATAAAACAACTCTCACGTTATCTCAAACCAGGAGGCATTGTAGCCCTCGTTGTAGCAAATGCACGATTCGAAGGAGAAATGGTTCCTACAGATTTGATTCTATCTGAACTTGCCGAATTGAACGGTCTCAAAACTGAAAGAATATGGATAACACGCTATAAAGGCAATAGTTCACAGCAGATGGCCCGTTACGGGAAGCTTCCTGTGAGAGAAACCATAGTTTTCTGGAGGAAGTCTCTATGAAAAGAATAGAATCGAGTCTCAATGAAGCACTTATAAAGTCATACGTTGCAAGAGCAAAGCTTTTTTATTCAGTTTTGAAAAGTAAAGATATCGAGAAACTATTTGCACAAGTTGAAAAATGTTCAATAAAGGGCATTCCGTGGGATATCGAAAAATTAGGTATTTCTAAAGAGGCGTTCATCGTTACTAAAAAGGCTTCCATCCCGCCTCATATGATTTTTTGCCATCCAGAGATTTTAAATAAATGTCCAAATCTTGTTGAATATTATAGAAGTTTAACTGCCTTATCACAGAAAGGCCTCAGTCAAATTCTATCTGGCAAATTACCAAAAGCTCGCAAAGGAGATAATAAAGAACGTTTTCGATTAATTTCTGCGACTTTAAACAAAGTTATTTCAAGTGTCATTATTGATACCGAAGGTTTCTCTTTCTCCCTTGCAAAGGATGCATTAATCGCAGAAATAGGCTCAGAGATACAAGGCACTTGGGTAAATATTATTGGGCAGGGAGCAGCAAAGGCTGTTGAAGAAATAATACAAGAATATGCTCAAGAGAAGGAGTTCATTTCATCAACTGAGAAAAAAGATATAACCATAAAGGGTAAAAAACAGAAACAAATACATCTTATTTTGAAGAATAATTG
The window above is part of the Nitrospirota bacterium genome. Proteins encoded here:
- a CDS encoding DNA methyltransferase, which translates into the protein MRTAVSTIIEHRTDNSTIERDRLEAKYSRYFENRLDYRQLVTYVPNKKLPVYNWFKYKEGFSRQLVYSILKEWKISKKDIVFDPFAGCGTTLLACKEFGYKAVGLDILPVAIFVARVKLQDWPNLKVLEKAIQILMKEKFHKPKLSFPEASIIDKAFPKHTQEEILFYKERILQFKKPVQDFLMLGLLSILENVSYTSKDGQFLRIVDKHIPSVKEALGRQLTNMIEDLRIQQSALFKDGNAKVEIIEGDAREPDLPKKYWGKIGAVITSPPYLNRYDYSRTYALELCTLNSSNLSEIRHSLLRSHIESKIHNGKELSISAIDEILKNLNEKDLNNDRIPIMIKGYFEDMNLVIKQLSRYLKPGGIVALVVANARFEGEMVPTDLILSELAELNGLKTERIWITRYKGNSSQQMARYGKLPVRETIVFWRKSL
- a CDS encoding XcyI family restriction endonuclease, whose product is MKRIESSLNEALIKSYVARAKLFYSVLKSKDIEKLFAQVEKCSIKGIPWDIEKLGISKEAFIVTKKASIPPHMIFCHPEILNKCPNLVEYYRSLTALSQKGLSQILSGKLPKARKGDNKERFRLISATLNKVISSVIIDTEGFSFSLAKDALIAEIGSEIQGTWVNIIGQGAAKAVEEIIQEYAQEKEFISSTEKKDITIKGKKQKQIHLILKNNWRIIFSSEPDIAIRDNKDKLKVAIEIKGSMDKAGAQTRLGEAKKSFAKGKSENAHCLTIYLASCFTEAVLSQLKTDREIDTYFNLIDIIADEKKKQEFLEELFHYQIRIE